The proteins below come from a single Polynucleobacter necessarius genomic window:
- a CDS encoding HpcH/HpaI aldolase/citrate lyase family protein, translating to MNPIDTPLGLSSNFLFVPGTRPERFMKALDSGAGAVVLDLEDAVAEEDKEVARNAIRQAWSTFSIEQRKRLVIRTNSPGSKFYSADLMLAQELHMGCTLIPKSESLDQINGAALVLPNTAIIPMIETAIGLDRLREIANANQVLRIALGNLDLQADLGMVCDTQETELQTARYQIVLASSLAQIAPPIDGVTPSTDGLPRIANDAQRAKRMGFGGKLCIHPKQVTIVQAAFMPTEVDIRWAQRVIEADRASHGGAVKLDGKMIDRPVVLLAQKALALGGKH from the coding sequence ATGAACCCTATAGACACCCCGCTGGGCCTTAGCTCAAACTTTTTGTTTGTTCCTGGTACTCGTCCAGAACGTTTTATGAAAGCACTCGATAGCGGTGCCGGCGCCGTAGTCTTGGATTTAGAAGATGCTGTTGCTGAAGAAGATAAAGAGGTTGCTCGCAATGCCATTCGTCAAGCGTGGTCTACGTTCTCTATCGAGCAAAGAAAACGCTTAGTCATTCGCACCAATTCTCCAGGAAGCAAGTTTTATTCTGCCGACTTAATGCTGGCACAAGAATTGCACATGGGCTGCACGCTGATCCCCAAGAGTGAATCGCTGGATCAGATCAATGGTGCCGCCTTAGTGTTGCCGAATACCGCCATTATTCCGATGATTGAAACTGCCATAGGATTGGATCGACTCAGAGAAATTGCTAACGCAAATCAAGTGCTTCGTATTGCATTGGGAAATTTGGACTTGCAGGCTGATCTCGGAATGGTTTGCGACACGCAAGAAACTGAATTGCAGACCGCGCGCTATCAAATCGTGCTGGCTTCCAGTCTCGCGCAGATTGCCCCTCCTATTGACGGGGTTACACCCTCTACAGACGGCCTCCCCCGCATTGCCAATGATGCACAACGCGCTAAACGGATGGGATTTGGTGGTAAATTATGTATCCATCCTAAGCAAGTGACTATTGTGCAAGCAGCATTTATGCCAACAGAGGTGGATATACGGTGGGCTCAACGCGTTATCGAGGCCGACCGCGCCTCGCACGGCGGTGCGGTCAAGCTGGATGGGAAGATGATTGATCGTCCGGTAGTGTTGCTGGCTCAAAAGGCCTTGGCGCTTGGTGGTAAACACTAA
- the fabI gene encoding enoyl-ACP reductase FabI: MGFLSGKKILITGLLSNRSIAYGIAKACHREGAELAFTYVGERFKDRIVDFAKEFNSELIFDCDVGSDEQISALFKDLAKSWPQFDGFVHAIGFAPREAIAGDFLEGLSREGFKIAHDISAYSFPAMAKEALPMLRDKSSLLTLTYLGSIKNVPNYNTMGLAKASLEASVRYLAGSVGPKGIRANGISAGPIKTLAASGIKGFGKILEAVEQTAPLRRNVTIDDVGNTAAFLLSDLANGITAKIIYVDNGFSQVIGGMEDA, translated from the coding sequence ATGGGCTTTCTCTCCGGCAAAAAAATCCTCATTACCGGCCTTCTATCCAACCGCTCGATAGCCTATGGCATTGCCAAGGCCTGCCATCGTGAGGGTGCTGAACTTGCCTTTACATACGTTGGTGAGCGATTCAAGGATCGGATTGTAGATTTTGCAAAAGAATTTAATTCCGAACTGATTTTTGATTGTGATGTCGGTAGTGACGAACAAATTTCCGCCCTATTTAAGGACCTAGCGAAATCCTGGCCTCAGTTTGACGGTTTTGTGCACGCGATTGGCTTTGCACCACGCGAAGCCATTGCTGGTGATTTCTTAGAGGGTCTCTCGCGCGAGGGCTTCAAAATTGCTCATGACATTTCTGCCTACAGCTTTCCTGCCATGGCAAAAGAAGCATTACCGATGCTACGCGATAAATCCTCTTTATTGACCCTGACCTATTTAGGGTCAATAAAGAATGTTCCGAACTACAATACCATGGGTTTAGCAAAAGCTTCGCTGGAAGCGTCCGTCCGTTATCTTGCTGGCTCCGTGGGTCCCAAAGGTATTCGAGCAAACGGCATCTCTGCCGGCCCAATTAAAACCCTGGCAGCTTCCGGCATTAAAGGGTTTGGCAAGATTCTCGAAGCTGTTGAACAAACTGCCCCGCTGCGCCGCAATGTGACCATTGATGATGTCGGCAATACCGCTGCATTCTTGTTATCCGACTTAGCGAACGGCATTACTGCCAAAATTATTTATGTTGATAACGGCTTTAGCCAAGTGATTGGCGGAATGGAAGATGCTTGA
- a CDS encoding tripartite tricarboxylate transporter substrate-binding protein, protein MHIPYKGGSPAATDLVGGQIDFYFAGMPVGLPLRKGDKVKALSCD, encoded by the coding sequence ATTCACATTCCGTATAAAGGTGGATCACCTGCAGCGACCGACTTAGTTGGCGGTCAAATTGATTTTTACTTTGCCGGAATGCCTGTTGGCCTTCCCTTGCGCAAAGGCGACAAGGTAAAAGCATTAAGCTGTGACTAG
- a CDS encoding ABC transporter permease — translation MSRWQRFRNNRRGYASLWIFLILFGISLCAELIANDKPLIVRYDGHFYFPIVKNLPETAFGGDFATPTDFLDPDIRRIITSNGNWAIYPPITYSYETLNYFSQVPNPAPPSWQNWLGTDDRGRDVLSRLIYGSRLSILFGLALTIVGVTVGVITGALMGFFGGKFDLISQRLIEIWSAMPELYLLIIFASIFNPSVLLLIVLLAAFGWMGLSDYVRAEFFRNRALEYVRAARALGLTNLQIMWCHILPNSLTPVITFLPFRMSAAILSLTSLDFLGLGVPPGTPSLGELLSQGKGNLDAWWISLSTFIVLVTTLLLLTFMGEALRDAYDSRKAGLMSGGRS, via the coding sequence ATGAGTCGTTGGCAGCGCTTTCGAAATAATCGTCGTGGCTATGCCAGCCTTTGGATCTTTCTGATTCTGTTTGGCATCTCGTTGTGTGCTGAACTCATTGCAAACGATAAGCCTTTAATTGTTCGCTATGACGGTCATTTTTACTTTCCGATTGTGAAAAATCTTCCAGAGACTGCTTTTGGCGGAGATTTTGCAACCCCGACCGATTTCTTGGATCCCGATATTCGTCGCATCATAACGAGTAATGGCAATTGGGCAATTTATCCACCAATTACGTACAGCTATGAGACCTTAAATTATTTTTCTCAAGTTCCAAATCCAGCGCCACCATCCTGGCAAAACTGGTTAGGCACGGATGATCGTGGGCGGGATGTGCTTTCAAGGCTAATTTATGGCTCTCGCCTCTCGATCTTATTTGGCTTAGCGCTCACCATTGTTGGTGTCACCGTTGGAGTAATTACGGGAGCGCTCATGGGATTCTTTGGCGGTAAGTTTGATTTGATTTCTCAGCGTTTGATTGAGATCTGGTCCGCAATGCCCGAGTTGTATTTATTAATTATCTTTGCATCCATTTTTAATCCCAGTGTTCTTTTGCTGATTGTGTTGTTGGCTGCTTTTGGTTGGATGGGTTTATCGGATTACGTTCGTGCAGAATTCTTTCGTAATCGTGCCCTGGAGTATGTTCGCGCCGCAAGAGCACTTGGCCTCACAAATTTGCAAATCATGTGGTGCCACATTCTGCCCAATAGTTTGACTCCAGTGATTACTTTTTTACCGTTTCGCATGAGCGCGGCGATTTTATCGTTAACGAGTTTGGACTTCTTGGGTTTAGGGGTTCCACCGGGGACGCCGAGTTTGGGAGAATTGCTATCGCAAGGCAAAGGAAATTTAGATGCCTGGTGGATATCCCTTTCCACCTTTATTGTTCTGGTTACAACACTGCTGTTATTAACATTTATGGGTGAAGCTCTGCGTGATGCTTATGACTCCCGTAAGGCAGGCCTGATGAGCGGAGGACGCTCATGA
- a CDS encoding microcin C ABC transporter permease YejB, with translation MRAYIIKRLLLMIPTLLGVLTLTFAVVQFVPGGPVEQMVLELKGKGDAAVGGAESSGSGATYRGRQGIDAQRLEEVKALYGFDKPPLERYFMMLGRFATFDLGQSYYQHESVWRLVVSKLPVSISIGLWAFFMTYLVSIPLGITKAVRDGTRFDAVTSTMILVGYAIPGFVLGVLLLVIFGGGSFLQIFPLRGLTSDDWSDLSVMGKVMDYLWHLVLPITASVLGSFAVVTMLTKNSFLEEIRKQYVLTARAKGLTEKQVLWKHVFRNAMLPLVTGFPAAFIGAFFTGSLLVETLFSLDGLGLLSYESVMRRDYPVVFGTLYLFTLIGLFTKLISDFCYVYVDPRIRFGAGGGS, from the coding sequence ATGCGCGCTTATATCATCAAGCGTTTATTGCTGATGATTCCAACGCTACTAGGGGTCTTAACATTAACCTTTGCAGTAGTGCAGTTTGTGCCCGGTGGCCCAGTAGAGCAGATGGTGTTAGAGCTCAAGGGTAAGGGTGATGCTGCCGTCGGTGGTGCCGAATCCTCTGGATCCGGAGCAACCTATCGCGGTCGACAAGGAATCGATGCGCAACGTTTAGAGGAAGTAAAAGCGCTGTATGGCTTTGATAAGCCGCCTCTCGAGCGTTATTTCATGATGCTAGGTCGTTTTGCTACTTTTGATTTGGGGCAAAGTTATTACCAGCATGAAAGTGTCTGGCGTTTAGTGGTCTCTAAATTACCGGTGTCAATCAGTATTGGGTTGTGGGCCTTCTTTATGACGTATTTAGTGTCGATCCCTTTGGGTATTACTAAAGCGGTGCGAGATGGCACCCGCTTCGATGCGGTAACGAGCACGATGATCTTGGTGGGCTACGCTATTCCCGGTTTTGTTTTGGGCGTATTGCTCCTAGTAATTTTTGGCGGAGGAAGTTTTTTACAAATATTCCCACTGCGAGGTTTAACTTCTGATGACTGGAGTGATCTTAGTGTGATGGGTAAGGTCATGGATTACTTATGGCATTTAGTGCTCCCCATTACTGCATCTGTCCTAGGAAGTTTTGCGGTGGTGACGATGCTGACCAAAAACTCATTCTTGGAAGAGATTCGTAAGCAGTATGTGTTAACTGCTCGAGCAAAAGGCCTGACTGAAAAACAAGTGCTGTGGAAGCATGTCTTTCGCAACGCCATGTTGCCCTTGGTTACCGGTTTTCCTGCTGCATTTATTGGTGCGTTCTTTACGGGTTCGCTCTTGGTTGAGACCTTGTTCTCATTAGATGGTCTTGGCTTACTCTCCTACGAATCTGTGATGCGGCGTGACTATCCCGTTGTATTCGGTACCCTTTATTTATTTACCTTGATAGGTTTGTTCACCAAGCTTATTTCGGATTTTTGCTACGTTTATGTCGATCCTCGGATTCGGTTTGGAGCGGGGGGCGGTTCATGA
- a CDS encoding extracellular solute-binding protein — translation MLLTLLMGVGCHSVLASQGIAQYGKPKYPEGFAHFDYVNPNAPKGGTLVLPNPGQRTSFDKFNPFTLRGISAPGIDLMFESLAEGSADETSSVYGLLADNIEVAKDRRSVTFHIRNEAKFSDGSPVLAADVKDSFDMLMSGKAHPRYKTTFADIAAAVIVSDRVVRFEFKSDNSELPILAGTLPIFSRNWGKKPDGTMIPFDKMAFEQPIGSGPYLIESFKAGKSITYKKNPQYWANQLSKPLNIRVGFYNFDRVLYKLYSDDAIRLEAFKAGEFDALVEYRAKIWAKGYVGPKFDNGTLLKKAFLNYNGAGMQGFAMNVRKPLFQDARVRQALGLALDFEWLNRQIFFDQYGRINSFFTNSDLSANFDGPRKPTEAELKLLRPLKAKYPQWVPDAVFGPMPAPPSTKPPGSLRQNLRQARELLMHAGWQYRDGALRNEKGEPFRIEMVENGGFFLRVLSAYGRNLEKLGIQLDIRTSDFALYQKRMNEYDFDMSTVRFQDSQNPGSELWDRFGSQAAKEKGSDNVIGIQSPVVDALVEEITKAQNRNQLQTAARALDRVLWNSYYVVPQWYNPTHRVAFRKEMRCPEPPLYYQAESWIMQNWWKEEAK, via the coding sequence ATGCTTTTAACCCTCTTGATGGGGGTGGGTTGCCACTCAGTATTGGCCAGCCAAGGGATCGCGCAGTACGGTAAGCCAAAGTATCCCGAGGGATTTGCTCACTTTGACTATGTCAATCCCAATGCACCCAAGGGTGGCACCTTGGTTCTTCCTAACCCAGGGCAACGTACGAGTTTCGATAAATTCAATCCCTTTACCTTGCGCGGCATTTCTGCGCCGGGAATTGATTTGATGTTTGAGTCTTTAGCTGAAGGAAGTGCAGATGAAACCTCGAGCGTCTATGGATTACTTGCTGACAATATTGAAGTAGCAAAGGATCGTCGGTCTGTGACGTTTCATATTCGAAATGAAGCGAAGTTTTCTGATGGCAGTCCAGTGTTGGCTGCTGATGTGAAAGACAGTTTTGACATGTTGATGAGTGGCAAAGCGCATCCACGTTACAAAACGACTTTTGCCGACATTGCAGCGGCGGTGATTGTGTCCGACCGGGTGGTGCGCTTTGAATTTAAGAGTGATAACTCGGAGCTGCCTATTCTGGCAGGAACGTTGCCGATCTTTTCGCGGAATTGGGGTAAGAAGCCTGATGGGACGATGATTCCATTTGACAAAATGGCCTTTGAGCAGCCGATCGGAAGTGGCCCATACTTGATTGAGTCATTTAAAGCTGGAAAGTCTATAACGTATAAAAAGAATCCACAGTACTGGGCTAATCAACTCAGCAAACCCTTAAACATCCGAGTTGGTTTCTATAACTTTGATCGGGTGCTCTATAAGCTCTACAGCGATGATGCGATTCGATTAGAGGCATTTAAAGCAGGAGAGTTTGATGCACTCGTCGAGTACCGCGCCAAGATTTGGGCGAAAGGCTATGTTGGTCCTAAGTTTGATAATGGCACGCTATTAAAGAAAGCATTTTTGAATTACAATGGCGCAGGCATGCAAGGTTTTGCGATGAATGTGCGCAAACCGCTTTTTCAGGATGCACGAGTTCGACAAGCATTGGGTTTAGCACTGGACTTTGAGTGGCTAAATCGGCAAATCTTTTTTGATCAGTATGGCCGTATCAATAGCTTTTTTACGAATAGCGATTTGAGTGCGAATTTTGATGGTCCGCGTAAACCAACCGAAGCAGAATTGAAGTTACTTAGACCGCTTAAAGCAAAGTACCCACAGTGGGTTCCCGATGCGGTATTTGGCCCGATGCCTGCGCCGCCCTCAACGAAACCACCAGGAAGCTTAAGACAGAATTTACGTCAAGCACGCGAACTATTGATGCATGCTGGTTGGCAATATCGGGATGGTGCATTACGCAATGAAAAGGGTGAGCCCTTCCGAATTGAAATGGTGGAGAACGGCGGATTCTTTCTCCGAGTCCTATCGGCGTATGGACGTAACCTCGAAAAGCTGGGCATTCAGTTGGATATTCGTACGAGTGACTTTGCTTTGTATCAAAAACGCATGAACGAATACGATTTTGATATGTCCACGGTGCGCTTTCAAGATTCACAAAACCCTGGTAGCGAGCTATGGGACCGCTTTGGTAGTCAAGCCGCAAAAGAAAAGGGTTCTGACAATGTCATCGGCATTCAATCGCCGGTAGTCGATGCCTTGGTTGAGGAGATTACGAAAGCTCAAAATCGCAATCAATTGCAAACTGCTGCGAGAGCTCTCGATCGTGTGCTATGGAATAGTTATTACGTTGTGCCGCAGTGGTACAACCCCACCCATCGTGTAGCCTTCCGAAAAGAGATGCGCTGCCCAGAGCCACCTTTGTATTACCAAGCGGAATCTTGGATCATGCAGAACTGGTGGAAAGAAGAGGCTAAATAA
- a CDS encoding ABC transporter ATP-binding protein, with translation MSLLRYEDLSISFGAGRREKFAVSHLNLEIGIGERVALVGESGSGKTLTALAPLRLEPEGAKVAGKILWSKKEGDGVVDLLSLSIDAIRAIRGREIAMIFQEPMTALNPLFTIGNQIIEAVQIYQPLLSKADCIDAAIDLLKKTGIPEPERRFYSYPHQLSGGQRQRAMIAMALACKPRLLIADEPTTALDVSLRLQILDLLKELQEESKEHGGMGILLITHDLNLVKHFAQRVAVLNQGNLMEVGSTKQVFEHPTDPYTKALVNSEPVRQLAPVMPLAPVLLKTQALSVAYPGSETTSWLKKAPAHKVLKKVDFHLKQGQTIGVIGESGSGKTTLGMAVLGLLGDTAAQVTGDVDVLGKDWQLLKPAERRAMRSSLQVIFQDPFGSLSPRMNVLQIIAEGLDIHYPNLSATERETRVVDMLKEVGLDHSVLTRYPHEFSGGQRQRIAIARALILRPQILVLDEPTSALDVSIQKQVLALLSELRKKYNLAYLMISHDLAVIRAMSHEIMVLKEGRVVEFGDTETLIKHPKQIYTKELFAAAERS, from the coding sequence ATGAGTTTGCTGCGTTATGAAGATCTTAGTATTTCCTTTGGCGCAGGGAGACGCGAGAAATTTGCCGTCAGTCATTTGAATTTAGAGATTGGGATTGGTGAGCGCGTCGCGCTTGTAGGCGAATCCGGCTCAGGCAAAACCTTAACAGCCTTAGCTCCTTTGAGGTTAGAGCCTGAAGGTGCAAAGGTAGCAGGTAAGATTCTCTGGAGCAAAAAAGAAGGTGATGGTGTCGTCGATTTGCTCTCGTTATCAATCGATGCGATACGTGCGATTCGTGGTCGTGAAATAGCGATGATTTTTCAGGAGCCGATGACGGCACTCAATCCGCTCTTTACGATTGGCAATCAAATTATCGAGGCCGTTCAAATCTATCAGCCCTTGCTATCCAAAGCAGATTGCATTGATGCGGCAATCGATTTACTTAAAAAGACCGGAATCCCTGAACCCGAACGGCGGTTTTATTCCTACCCGCATCAACTATCAGGCGGTCAGCGTCAACGTGCCATGATCGCGATGGCATTGGCGTGTAAGCCGCGTTTATTGATTGCGGATGAGCCAACAACGGCATTGGACGTGAGTCTGCGTTTGCAAATTTTGGATTTGCTTAAAGAATTGCAAGAAGAATCTAAAGAGCATGGCGGCATGGGTATCTTGTTAATTACTCATGACCTGAATTTAGTAAAACACTTTGCGCAACGGGTGGCTGTGTTAAATCAGGGTAACCTGATGGAGGTGGGCTCAACCAAGCAGGTGTTTGAACATCCAACAGATCCATACACAAAAGCATTGGTCAACAGTGAACCTGTGCGGCAACTTGCTCCGGTGATGCCATTGGCTCCCGTGCTATTAAAAACGCAGGCATTATCCGTTGCTTATCCAGGTTCCGAGACAACTTCCTGGTTAAAAAAAGCGCCAGCACATAAAGTGCTGAAAAAAGTAGACTTCCATTTAAAGCAAGGTCAAACCATTGGTGTGATTGGCGAGTCTGGGTCAGGCAAGACTACGCTGGGTATGGCAGTGCTCGGCCTATTGGGCGATACTGCGGCGCAGGTAACGGGCGATGTTGATGTGCTGGGCAAAGATTGGCAATTACTTAAGCCGGCTGAACGTCGCGCGATGCGCTCTAGTTTGCAGGTGATCTTTCAGGATCCGTTTGGATCCCTATCGCCGCGCATGAATGTGTTGCAAATTATTGCTGAGGGGCTTGATATACATTACCCAAATCTTTCAGCAACTGAACGAGAAACGCGTGTCGTCGATATGCTGAAAGAGGTCGGTTTAGATCACTCAGTATTAACGCGTTATCCCCATGAGTTCTCGGGTGGTCAACGTCAGCGTATTGCCATCGCACGCGCTTTAATTTTGCGCCCCCAGATTTTGGTGCTGGATGAACCTACCTCAGCATTGGATGTTTCTATTCAGAAACAAGTACTCGCTCTGTTGTCGGAATTGCGGAAGAAGTACAACTTGGCGTACCTGATGATTAGTCATGACCTGGCTGTCATTCGAGCCATGTCGCATGAAATCATGGTTCTCAAAGAAGGCAGGGTCGTTGAGTTTGGCGATACCGAAACCCTGATCAAGCACCCCAAGCAGATCTATACCAAAGAGTTGTTTGCGGCGGCCGAGCGTTCTTAG
- a CDS encoding pirin family protein, translating into MQFLRKSHDRGYADHGWLKSFHSFSFASYHDPRFMGLGNLRVINEDRIAPEMGFGKHGHRNMEIISYVLSGELAHQDSMGNIKGIPPGDVQRMSAGTGVTHSEFNHAKDQTTHFLQIWIEPNVLEIAPSYEQKTIPSANKIGKLCLVASPDGEAKSVSISADAKMYAGLFNGNQSAELTLNPQRKAYVHLISGSIHVNGQILHGGDALMTQEENRLTISNRKDAEVLVFTSAPNLLAHKA; encoded by the coding sequence ATGCAATTTCTTAGAAAATCCCACGACAGGGGCTATGCCGATCATGGCTGGCTAAAGAGCTTTCACTCATTCTCCTTTGCTAGTTACCATGATCCCCGCTTTATGGGTTTGGGGAATCTTCGCGTGATTAATGAAGATCGCATAGCCCCTGAAATGGGCTTTGGCAAACATGGCCACCGTAATATGGAAATTATCAGTTATGTATTGTCAGGTGAGTTAGCACATCAAGATAGCATGGGTAACATTAAAGGCATTCCGCCTGGTGATGTGCAACGCATGAGTGCTGGCACGGGCGTTACCCATAGTGAGTTCAACCACGCAAAAGATCAAACAACCCATTTTCTACAAATTTGGATTGAACCAAACGTTCTGGAGATAGCGCCAAGCTATGAACAAAAAACGATTCCTTCTGCTAACAAAATTGGCAAACTTTGCTTAGTGGCCTCGCCGGATGGGGAGGCCAAATCCGTATCAATATCAGCAGATGCAAAAATGTATGCGGGCTTATTTAACGGGAATCAATCAGCAGAGTTGACATTAAATCCGCAACGTAAAGCCTATGTTCATTTAATCAGCGGATCTATTCATGTGAATGGCCAAATTCTGCATGGTGGAGATGCGCTAATGACTCAAGAAGAAAATCGCTTAACCATCTCCAATAGAAAAGACGCCGAGGTATTGGTATTTACCTCAGCGCCTAATCTCCTTGCCCATAAGGCTTAA
- the scpB gene encoding SMC-Scp complex subunit ScpB, translated as MDDHNKRVIETALLCAQEPLTVADLSRLFVEDITTADIDEALVELQRAWDDKGMELVHIATGWRFQSRLSMREYLDRLTPEKPPKYSRAVMETLAIIAYRQPVTRGEIEEIRGVAVSSNVMKQLEDRGWVEVIGHKDTIGRPGLYATTKQFLADLSLTNLQSLPILGGCCSYGSRRTVGSSSVEFDPTATVETVVVEGVEQTTTEEVAVEVIEEIAEAEVTPESDGQADETK; from the coding sequence ATGGATGATCACAACAAGCGCGTTATTGAAACAGCCCTCCTGTGTGCACAGGAGCCACTTACTGTTGCTGACTTATCCCGTCTGTTTGTTGAAGACATTACAACAGCCGACATCGATGAGGCATTGGTCGAGTTGCAGCGTGCTTGGGATGATAAAGGGATGGAGCTCGTTCACATTGCAACGGGTTGGCGTTTTCAAAGCCGCCTATCGATGCGGGAATACCTCGATCGGTTAACCCCAGAAAAGCCACCGAAGTACTCGCGTGCAGTGATGGAAACATTAGCCATCATTGCTTACCGCCAGCCAGTAACGCGTGGTGAGATCGAAGAGATCCGTGGTGTTGCTGTGAGTAGTAACGTCATGAAGCAATTAGAAGATCGTGGTTGGGTTGAGGTAATTGGTCATAAAGATACGATTGGTCGTCCCGGTTTGTATGCCACCACCAAACAGTTTTTAGCTGACCTCAGTTTGACTAACTTGCAAAGCCTCCCCATCTTGGGGGGATGCTGCTCCTATGGCAGCCGCAGAACAGTTGGGTCAAGCAGTGTTGAATTTGATCCAACGGCTACGGTCGAGACAGTTGTTGTTGAAGGTGTTGAGCAAACCACCACAGAAGAAGTGGCGGTAGAAGTAATCGAAGAAATCGCTGAGGCAGAAGTAACCCCCGAGTCTGACGGGCAAGCAGACGAAACAAAATAA
- a CDS encoding C40 family peptidase, with protein sequence MSLKKTLLFSILGLSLGLTVSLPTLAADAVSPANEATTPSAEAIVPKESMFQAGRAYIARVSDRLADTVTEKSDELINRAMEVIGVRYRWDAELPQSGLDGSSFVGYVFKDKLGFLLPRKSTQMSRVGKPISREELQPGDLVFFNTMRLTFSHVGIYVGDNKFIHSPSKGTAVRVDDLGSLYWDKRFDGARRLDGSDNLDDAERQELLNEVKNLKRKSHSL encoded by the coding sequence ATGTCACTGAAAAAGACACTCCTTTTTTCGATCCTGGGTCTATCTCTCGGTCTTACGGTCTCGTTGCCAACGCTGGCTGCGGATGCCGTCTCCCCTGCTAATGAGGCGACTACACCGTCTGCCGAGGCAATAGTTCCTAAAGAAAGTATGTTCCAGGCGGGGAGGGCGTACATCGCTCGTGTATCCGATCGGTTGGCGGATACCGTGACGGAAAAATCCGACGAGTTGATTAATCGCGCCATGGAAGTGATTGGCGTGCGCTATCGCTGGGATGCTGAATTGCCGCAGTCAGGTTTAGATGGCAGCAGCTTCGTTGGTTATGTGTTCAAAGATAAATTGGGTTTTTTATTGCCACGCAAATCTACACAAATGAGTCGTGTTGGCAAACCGATTAGTCGCGAAGAACTGCAACCAGGCGACCTCGTTTTCTTTAACACCATGCGCTTAACGTTTTCACACGTTGGCATTTATGTCGGTGACAATAAATTTATACATTCACCATCCAAGGGAACTGCTGTCCGCGTCGATGATCTTGGAAGCTTGTATTGGGATAAACGCTTTGATGGCGCCCGTCGCCTCGATGGCAGTGACAACTTAGATGATGCAGAGCGTCAAGAGTTGTTAAACGAGGTGAAGAACCTCAAGCGCAAGTCTCATAGCCTTTAA